Proteins found in one Hypericibacter terrae genomic segment:
- a CDS encoding DUF6481 family protein: MSGYKDLGFNERLSSAASAKRALLEKHKAQPRPDDPSVVEQRAARQALVAAREARNAERKAAKEIEAKRLAEEKALREATEKKEQAERAIAEEAARVELLAQQKIARDARYAARKARQR; encoded by the coding sequence ATGAGCGGTTACAAAGACCTAGGATTCAACGAGCGGCTGAGCAGCGCCGCCAGCGCGAAGCGCGCCCTGCTGGAAAAGCACAAGGCGCAGCCCCGGCCTGACGACCCCAGCGTCGTCGAGCAGCGCGCGGCACGCCAGGCGCTGGTCGCGGCCCGCGAGGCCCGCAACGCCGAGCGCAAGGCGGCGAAGGAAATCGAGGCGAAGCGGCTGGCCGAAGAGAAGGCCCTCCGGGAAGCCACCGAGAAGAAAGAGCAGGCCGAGCGCGCGATCGCCGAAGAGGCCGCGCGGGTCGAGCTCCTGGCCCAGCAGAAGATCGCCCGCGACGCCCGCTACGCGGCGCGGAAGGCACGCCAGCGCTAG
- a CDS encoding cold-shock protein, giving the protein MKTGTVKFYNTQKGFGFIQPDDGGKDVFVHATALERAGMRTLNEGQKVSFDTQEDRRTGKIAVGTIQAV; this is encoded by the coding sequence ATGAAGACCGGTACTGTGAAGTTCTACAACACGCAAAAAGGTTTTGGTTTCATTCAGCCGGATGATGGCGGCAAGGACGTGTTCGTCCATGCCACGGCTCTGGAGCGCGCGGGCATGCGCACGCTGAATGAAGGCCAGAAGGTGTCGTTCGACACCCAGGAAGACCGTCGCACCGGCAAGATCGCCGTCGGCACGATCCAGGCCGTCTAA
- a CDS encoding ABC transporter substrate-binding protein, with protein MKLFRRLSYLLALTPLFLSGAAMAEGLDELPQDIQQSLYNKDMLDPQQPIGPSAYRDWKAKRSPPWTIGYASSYAGNTWRAMAMDRLQNEIIPKWKALGLLKDVIITQSNLKDAVQIQQIRQLVDQGVDAIIVCCSNPTALNQSVKYAYDKGVPVFSFTGYLTSPYAVNSSNNYQLGGYQVGKALTDQLGGTGNVLVVEGIPGTSGSDSQDRGMKAGLAAAPGVKIVGDVAGMWTDQIGQAEVQKWLATHPGQLDGIVVQSAAELGVLRALQQSGRKMVPITIGGESGALCYWRKNPDYLKESYQLWPPGDDIELIWNIMMRTLQGQGPKIQSVLVNSVKFTYDDVKARLDENCDENSDKWQNVGIDKWGGTTYLDQFFLRPADPEKYKP; from the coding sequence ATGAAGCTTTTCCGAAGACTGAGCTATTTGCTGGCTTTGACACCTTTGTTCCTGTCCGGCGCAGCGATGGCCGAGGGCCTGGACGAACTGCCGCAGGACATCCAGCAGAGCCTCTACAACAAGGACATGCTGGACCCGCAGCAGCCCATCGGGCCGAGTGCCTATCGCGACTGGAAGGCGAAGCGTTCGCCGCCCTGGACGATCGGTTATGCCAGCTCCTATGCCGGCAATACCTGGCGCGCCATGGCGATGGATCGTCTCCAGAACGAGATCATCCCCAAATGGAAGGCGCTGGGGCTGCTCAAGGACGTGATCATCACCCAATCGAACCTGAAGGACGCGGTGCAGATCCAGCAGATCCGCCAGCTCGTCGATCAGGGTGTGGATGCGATCATCGTCTGCTGCTCCAACCCGACCGCGCTCAACCAGTCGGTCAAATATGCCTATGACAAGGGCGTGCCGGTCTTCTCCTTCACCGGATATCTGACCTCGCCCTACGCCGTGAATTCCTCGAACAACTACCAGCTGGGCGGTTACCAGGTGGGCAAGGCCCTGACCGATCAACTCGGCGGCACGGGCAATGTCCTGGTGGTCGAAGGCATTCCCGGCACCTCCGGATCGGATTCGCAGGACCGCGGCATGAAGGCGGGTCTGGCGGCCGCACCGGGCGTCAAGATCGTGGGCGATGTGGCCGGCATGTGGACCGACCAGATCGGCCAGGCCGAAGTGCAGAAGTGGCTTGCCACGCATCCGGGCCAGTTGGACGGCATCGTCGTCCAGTCGGCGGCCGAGCTTGGCGTGCTGCGCGCTCTGCAGCAGTCGGGCCGCAAGATGGTGCCGATCACCATCGGCGGCGAATCCGGCGCGCTCTGCTATTGGCGCAAGAATCCGGACTATCTCAAGGAGTCCTACCAGCTTTGGCCTCCCGGAGACGATATCGAGCTGATCTGGAACATCATGATGCGGACGCTTCAGGGCCAGGGCCCGAAGATCCAGTCGGTCCTGGTGAATTCGGTGAAGTTCACCTATGACGACGTGAAGGCTCGTCTCGACGAGAATTGCGACGAGAATTCCGACAAGTGGCAGAATGTCGGGATCGATAAATGGGGCGGGACGACCTATCTGGATCAGTTCTTCCTGCGCCCGGCCGATCCCGAGAAGTACAAGCCGTAA
- a CDS encoding sugar ABC transporter ATP-binding protein, whose protein sequence is MSSTAHYASGHQPSGAAEESSAAPPVSVTGDITVTDVRKSFGVTRALDGCSFRASLGEIHAIVGGNGCGKSTLAKVMSGVLPVDSGQVSVIGHTPTSPHEARAAGIATVFQEVLVADECSVVDNLYLGADRLWSKTLPMKAKIRDAAIMMRELTAIDLDVEAPAGTLPLSIKQWITIGRALLWKPKVLILDESSAALDLDSTERLFAKMRELRDQGSAVLIVTHRIAELIRISDRATVLRDGRDVGVLSKGEITEKNLLGLMTGRSESPHIPTAVAQEVLRHDVVMKTSKLKVWPESQPIDFALHKGEVLGIAGLDGQGQSDFVTVLAGVRRAAEGLPMVRTASNGFAEIRGLAEAAQHGVSYVSGDRKREGIFANMSIFENLLMPLYRRTARAGKLAVIDWSSLTAVFDWEAERLSVRMGERTNKITSLSGGNQQKVLIGRAFALNPDILVLNDPARGVDVGAKAELYKHLTAFAERGKSVIYLSSEIEEFVGFATRVVVFRNGSIFDEFAGNAIEPANILEAMFGQPRGSQRRIDAAPGEPKAAQAKVAGLIPGSAGLPPWMSRRNHRERDAGSEGSGTR, encoded by the coding sequence ATGTCTTCAACGGCTCACTACGCGTCGGGTCATCAACCGAGCGGTGCCGCCGAGGAATCCTCGGCGGCACCGCCGGTCTCTGTCACCGGCGACATCACCGTCACCGACGTCCGCAAATCCTTCGGGGTCACCCGGGCGCTCGATGGCTGCAGCTTCCGCGCGTCGCTGGGCGAGATCCACGCGATCGTTGGCGGCAATGGCTGCGGCAAGAGCACGCTCGCCAAGGTGATGTCGGGGGTGCTCCCGGTCGATTCCGGCCAGGTCTCGGTCATCGGCCATACGCCGACCTCGCCGCACGAGGCGCGGGCGGCCGGCATCGCCACCGTCTTCCAGGAAGTCCTCGTCGCCGACGAATGCTCGGTCGTGGACAATCTCTATCTCGGCGCCGACCGGCTCTGGTCGAAGACCCTGCCGATGAAGGCCAAGATCCGCGACGCCGCCATCATGATGCGGGAGCTGACCGCCATCGACCTCGATGTCGAGGCGCCGGCCGGCACGCTCCCGCTCAGCATCAAGCAATGGATCACCATCGGCCGGGCCCTGCTGTGGAAGCCCAAGGTCCTGATCCTCGACGAATCCTCGGCCGCGCTCGATCTCGATTCGACCGAGCGGCTCTTCGCCAAGATGCGCGAGTTGCGCGACCAGGGCTCGGCGGTCCTGATCGTGACGCACCGGATCGCCGAGCTGATCCGCATCAGCGACCGCGCGACCGTGTTGCGCGACGGGCGCGATGTCGGCGTGCTCAGCAAGGGCGAGATCACCGAGAAGAACCTGCTGGGCCTCATGACCGGCCGCAGCGAATCGCCGCATATCCCAACCGCGGTGGCGCAGGAAGTGCTGCGCCACGACGTCGTCATGAAGACTTCCAAGCTAAAGGTCTGGCCGGAGAGCCAGCCGATCGACTTCGCGCTGCATAAGGGCGAGGTGCTGGGCATCGCCGGATTGGACGGGCAGGGCCAGAGCGACTTCGTGACGGTGCTGGCGGGCGTGCGCCGCGCGGCCGAAGGCCTGCCGATGGTCCGCACCGCCAGCAACGGATTCGCGGAGATCAGGGGTCTGGCCGAGGCGGCGCAGCATGGCGTCTCCTACGTGTCGGGCGACCGCAAGCGCGAAGGCATCTTCGCGAATATGAGCATCTTCGAGAATCTGCTGATGCCGCTCTATCGCCGCACCGCGCGCGCGGGCAAGCTCGCGGTGATCGACTGGAGCAGCCTGACCGCTGTCTTCGACTGGGAGGCCGAGCGGCTCTCGGTGCGCATGGGCGAGCGGACCAACAAGATCACCTCGCTCAGCGGCGGCAACCAGCAGAAGGTCCTGATCGGGCGCGCCTTCGCCCTCAATCCCGACATCCTGGTGCTCAACGACCCGGCGCGCGGCGTCGATGTCGGTGCCAAGGCCGAGCTCTACAAGCATCTGACCGCCTTCGCCGAGCGCGGCAAGTCGGTGATCTATCTCTCGAGCGAGATCGAGGAATTCGTCGGCTTCGCCACCCGCGTCGTCGTGTTCCGCAACGGCAGCATCTTCGACGAGTTCGCCGGCAATGCGATCGAGCCCGCCAACATCCTCGAGGCGATGTTCGGCCAGCCGCGCGGCTCGCAGCGGCGCATCGATGCGGCACCGGGCGAGCCCAAGGCGGCCCAGGCCAAGGTCGCCGGGCTCATTCCCGGCAGCGCCGGGCTGCCGCCCTGGATGAGCCGGCGCAATCACCGGGAGCGGGACGCCGGCTCCGAGGGGTCGGGCACAAGATGA
- a CDS encoding ABC transporter permease gives MAATPVRSSSAAASTYLLVPIVLFFALLIVAVLRSESLVTANGLGSAVIVATPLILATYALMATTIAGRGTVDLAIGPLLGFINVTLVQLFGQDIISSPVAFFLYALGVGVAYQLFMGLIIVFVRVQPIIVSLSGYLALSGINLVILERPGGTAPDWMMPWGLGISIISPVTAILILATVAWLLFTRTAFYGHLRLMGSDERAAFTSGVRINLVRLGAHCISGLFAGLAALTYTSLISSGDPTQGTTYTLIAVTALVLGGASLAGGRGGVMGSLLGAVNIYLITYVLATFNFGAVQSFVTDLAYGTILVLSLLLTVVLPHMRGVVRSVSPLLFFVILSLVALGVIIHATYDYSAPAPAVATTAATAADTTAAAATTPATPPPSSPAPGFIFEQTGEAAAIAGGANLAGPLAVAGLLLLSVLIILRTMVAQAKTARSLSPLVYVVVAAFILLGVYVVANPETVSGLGISTTQSAP, from the coding sequence ATGGCTGCCACCCCGGTAAGGTCGTCATCGGCGGCGGCCAGTACCTATCTGCTGGTCCCCATCGTCCTCTTCTTCGCGCTGCTGATCGTGGCGGTCCTGCGCAGCGAGAGCCTGGTCACGGCCAACGGCCTCGGCAGCGCCGTGATCGTGGCGACGCCGCTGATCCTCGCGACCTATGCGCTGATGGCGACGACCATCGCGGGCCGCGGCACGGTCGATCTGGCGATCGGGCCGCTGCTGGGATTCATCAACGTGACCCTGGTCCAGCTCTTCGGCCAGGACATCATCTCCTCGCCGGTGGCCTTCTTCCTCTATGCGCTGGGCGTGGGCGTCGCCTATCAGCTCTTCATGGGCCTCATCATCGTCTTCGTGCGGGTGCAGCCGATCATCGTGTCGCTCAGCGGCTATCTGGCTCTCTCGGGCATCAATCTGGTGATCCTGGAGCGTCCGGGCGGAACGGCGCCGGACTGGATGATGCCCTGGGGGCTCGGCATTTCGATCATCTCGCCGGTGACGGCGATCCTGATCCTGGCCACGGTCGCCTGGCTGCTCTTCACCCGCACCGCCTTCTACGGCCATCTGAGATTGATGGGCTCGGACGAGCGCGCGGCCTTCACCAGCGGCGTGCGCATCAACCTGGTGCGGCTGGGCGCTCACTGCATCAGCGGCCTTTTCGCCGGCCTGGCGGCCCTGACCTACACCTCGCTCATCAGCTCGGGCGATCCGACCCAGGGCACGACCTACACGCTGATCGCGGTGACGGCGCTGGTTCTCGGCGGCGCCAGCCTCGCGGGCGGGCGCGGCGGCGTCATGGGCTCGCTGCTGGGGGCCGTGAACATCTATCTGATCACCTATGTGCTCGCGACCTTCAATTTCGGCGCGGTGCAGAGCTTCGTGACCGATCTCGCCTATGGCACGATCCTGGTGCTGTCGCTGCTGCTGACGGTGGTCCTGCCGCATATGCGCGGCGTGGTCCGCAGCGTCTCGCCGTTGCTCTTCTTCGTGATCCTCTCGCTGGTGGCGCTGGGCGTCATCATCCACGCGACCTACGACTACTCGGCACCGGCGCCGGCCGTGGCGACGACCGCGGCCACCGCGGCCGACACGACGGCGGCCGCGGCGACAACTCCCGCTACGCCGCCACCGAGCTCACCGGCACCGGGATTCATCTTCGAACAGACCGGCGAGGCGGCGGCGATTGCCGGCGGCGCCAATCTGGCCGGCCCCCTGGCGGTGGCGGGGCTCCTGCTGCTGTCGGTGCTGATCATCCTGCGGACCATGGTGGCGCAGGCCAAGACCGCGCGGAGCCTGTCGCCGCTGGTCTATGTCGTGGTCGCCGCCTTCATTCTGCTGGGCGTCTATGTGGTCGCCAATCCCGAGACGGTGAGCGGGCTTGGCATCTCCACGACCCAGAGCGCGCCCTGA
- a CDS encoding ABC transporter permease has translation MTSSTQTALKWTGLAVAFIVAGIGLIFGFYQGLPAQQVILYTAATFALVAWAWRAFTSRWGDGAKAAVVVEGVDAEGNPAQSSAKAARRVFIRKNRPVIAGLILLLLVFGICSITITGFFSVLNIISLLVLVGLLIFSAFMSKFVVENRSAFIGLTVLVGLFVVGSLKVEGFIYPANIKSMLLFASFLGLACVGQTMVALLGGLDLSIPFIIGSANVALLYLIGLGVPPWLAVVIIVVIGIAIGLLNGFLSFRLQGQALILTLGVGFATSGITQIITSLGSRFAGNVFGAVPEWLTNLAAMNGRTFGLDFPPVILIWLVVAVLLIVGMKNTVYGRYLYALGGNRTSASRLSISERRYWVGAYAVSGAVSALTGCLLLGWSGGGFIGVGQPYLFMTLAAVVIGGTSLLGGAGGYGFTVIGVLVLQVLTSFLVGIGLDYQWQQFIFGLLILPMVALYARSPHIRTQV, from the coding sequence ATGACATCATCGACCCAGACAGCGCTGAAATGGACCGGGCTCGCGGTCGCCTTCATCGTCGCCGGCATCGGCCTCATCTTCGGCTTCTATCAGGGCCTGCCGGCGCAGCAGGTGATCCTCTACACCGCCGCGACCTTCGCGCTGGTGGCCTGGGCCTGGCGCGCCTTCACCTCGCGCTGGGGCGACGGCGCCAAGGCCGCGGTCGTCGTCGAGGGCGTGGATGCCGAGGGCAATCCGGCGCAGTCCTCGGCGAAAGCCGCGCGGCGCGTCTTCATCCGCAAGAACCGGCCGGTCATCGCCGGGTTGATTCTGCTCCTCCTCGTGTTCGGCATCTGCTCGATCACGATCACGGGCTTCTTCTCGGTCCTCAACATCATCTCGCTGCTGGTGCTGGTCGGGCTGCTGATCTTCTCCGCCTTCATGAGCAAGTTCGTGGTGGAGAACCGCAGCGCCTTCATCGGCCTGACCGTGCTGGTGGGCCTCTTCGTCGTCGGGTCGCTCAAGGTCGAGGGCTTCATCTACCCCGCCAACATCAAGTCGATGCTGCTCTTCGCCTCCTTCCTGGGGCTCGCCTGCGTCGGCCAGACCATGGTGGCGCTCCTCGGCGGCCTCGATCTCTCGATCCCCTTCATCATCGGCTCGGCCAATGTCGCGTTGCTCTATCTGATCGGGCTCGGCGTTCCGCCCTGGCTCGCCGTCGTCATCATCGTCGTGATCGGCATCGCCATCGGGTTGCTCAACGGATTCCTCAGTTTCAGGCTCCAGGGGCAGGCGCTGATTCTGACGCTCGGCGTCGGTTTTGCCACCTCCGGCATCACCCAGATCATCACCAGCCTCGGCTCGCGCTTCGCCGGCAATGTGTTCGGTGCGGTGCCGGAATGGCTCACCAACCTGGCCGCCATGAACGGCCGGACCTTCGGGCTCGACTTTCCGCCGGTGATCCTGATCTGGCTGGTCGTGGCCGTGTTGCTGATCGTCGGCATGAAGAACACGGTCTATGGCCGCTATCTCTATGCGCTGGGCGGGAACCGGACCTCGGCCTCGCGGCTCTCGATCTCGGAGCGGCGCTACTGGGTCGGAGCCTATGCCGTCAGCGGCGCGGTCTCGGCCTTGACCGGCTGCCTGCTGCTGGGCTGGAGCGGCGGCGGCTTCATCGGCGTCGGCCAGCCCTATCTGTTCATGACCCTGGCCGCGGTCGTCATCGGCGGCACCTCGCTTCTGGGCGGGGCCGGCGGCTACGGCTTCACCGTGATCGGCGTGCTGGTGCTCCAGGTGCTGACCTCGTTCCTGGTCGGCATCGGTCTCGATTATCAATGGCAGCAATTCATTTTCGGCCTGCTGATCCTGCCGATGGTCGCGCTCTATGCGCGCTCGCCGCATATCCGGACGCAGGTCTAG
- a CDS encoding bacteriorhodopsin: protein MELKLLQSTDITGGTFSLTLAGMFATAVLLFLGTGWVAKKWKLPVALAGVVALLATAYYWQAREVWLAAGQMPVIYRYIDWLITVPIQVLTLYFFIGAVARPPVGLFWRLLVVSVVMILARYMGEVDFMHPTLGFLIGIVGWLYILGEIYFGKLGEINSKSATETVQTGFFWLRLVVTVGWAIYPLCYFIASFAGGVDEGTLSIVYNLADFVNQILFGLIILFAAMKESASTR from the coding sequence ATGGAACTTAAACTGCTCCAGTCGACCGACATCACCGGCGGGACATTTTCCCTGACCCTGGCCGGCATGTTCGCGACGGCGGTGTTGCTGTTTCTCGGGACCGGGTGGGTCGCGAAGAAATGGAAGCTCCCGGTGGCGCTCGCCGGCGTCGTGGCCCTGCTCGCCACGGCCTATTACTGGCAGGCGCGCGAGGTGTGGCTGGCCGCCGGCCAGATGCCGGTCATCTATCGCTATATCGACTGGCTGATCACCGTCCCGATCCAGGTGCTGACGCTCTATTTCTTCATCGGCGCCGTGGCGCGGCCGCCGGTCGGCCTGTTCTGGCGCCTCCTGGTCGTCTCCGTCGTCATGATCCTCGCCCGCTATATGGGCGAGGTCGACTTCATGCATCCGACGCTGGGATTCCTCATCGGCATCGTCGGCTGGCTCTACATCCTGGGCGAGATCTATTTCGGCAAGCTCGGCGAGATCAATTCCAAGAGCGCCACCGAGACGGTGCAGACCGGCTTCTTCTGGCTGCGGCTGGTCGTGACCGTCGGCTGGGCGATCTATCCGCTCTGCTATTTCATCGCCAGCTTCGCCGGCGGCGTCGACGAAGGCACCTTGAGCATCGTCTACAACCTCGCCGACTTCGTGAATCAGATCCTGTTCGGCTTGATCATTCTCTTTGCGGCGATGAAGGAATCGGCTTCGACCCGATGA
- a CDS encoding flotillin family protein has translation MNGANIIAIIILATIVIAVAVYLLHWLYRRSTKDISFVRTGFGGEKVVMGGGALVLPIVHDVTEVSMNTLRLEVRRAKEQSLITKDRMRVEVTVEFFVRVIPQPDAVATAARTLGRRTMNPESLKDLVQGRFVDAMGMVAATMTMEEMHEHRGKYIKGVRDQVAGSLTQNGLELETASLTSLDQTDIKLFNPSNQFDAEGLTRLTEEIQTRKKKRNDIEQDTAIAVRNKNLESEKLALDIDKESEYSRMEQEREIAMRRAQQRAEIAIEKTERDREIEEAQIRASEEIERARIRQERVLEAERIERERETERLEVQRRRTLEIEEQERVIAVATKSKSQSEAQAAAEQARSLMVEAQENVTTMREKQIADRRKLIELIGAEQEAEREAIKIVTMAEAEKKAAVERASADNASADAAKYRYEVDAEGQRALNEAENLRSDASRRSALHRRLVENLPEIIRESVKPIERIESIRILQVDGLPGLSSTGALDGAGGGGGDQGSGGGDGGGPKGRSLADSAVNAALRYRAQAPFVDDLLQQIGISAGSVGNLGNLLKAPAPKDPKPSDKG, from the coding sequence ATGAACGGCGCAAACATCATTGCCATCATCATCTTGGCGACGATCGTCATTGCGGTTGCCGTCTACCTGCTGCACTGGCTCTACCGGCGATCGACCAAGGACATCTCCTTCGTCCGCACAGGCTTCGGCGGCGAGAAGGTCGTGATGGGCGGCGGCGCCCTGGTGCTGCCGATCGTCCATGACGTGACCGAGGTCAGCATGAACACGCTGCGCCTCGAGGTGCGGCGCGCCAAGGAGCAGTCGCTCATCACCAAGGACCGCATGCGCGTCGAGGTCACGGTCGAGTTCTTCGTCCGCGTCATTCCGCAGCCGGACGCGGTCGCGACCGCAGCCCGCACGCTCGGCCGGCGCACCATGAACCCGGAGAGCCTCAAGGACCTGGTCCAGGGCCGCTTCGTGGATGCGATGGGCATGGTCGCCGCCACCATGACCATGGAGGAGATGCATGAGCATCGCGGCAAATACATCAAGGGCGTACGCGACCAGGTGGCGGGCTCCTTGACCCAGAACGGTCTCGAGCTCGAGACCGCGTCGCTCACCAGCCTCGACCAGACCGACATCAAGCTCTTCAATCCCTCGAACCAGTTCGACGCCGAGGGCTTGACCCGCCTGACCGAGGAGATCCAGACCCGCAAGAAAAAGCGCAACGACATCGAGCAGGACACGGCGATCGCGGTCCGCAACAAGAACCTGGAATCCGAGAAGCTGGCGCTGGATATCGACAAGGAGAGCGAATATTCGCGCATGGAGCAGGAGCGCGAGATCGCGATGCGCCGGGCCCAGCAGCGCGCCGAGATCGCGATCGAGAAGACCGAGCGCGACCGCGAAATCGAGGAAGCCCAGATCCGGGCCTCCGAGGAGATCGAGCGCGCCCGCATCCGCCAGGAGCGCGTGCTCGAGGCCGAGCGCATCGAACGCGAGCGCGAGACCGAGCGGCTCGAGGTGCAGCGCCGCCGGACCCTCGAGATCGAGGAGCAGGAGCGCGTCATCGCCGTCGCCACCAAATCGAAGTCCCAGTCCGAGGCACAGGCCGCGGCGGAGCAGGCTCGCTCGCTGATGGTCGAAGCCCAGGAAAATGTGACCACGATGCGCGAAAAGCAGATTGCGGATCGCCGCAAGCTGATCGAGCTCATCGGGGCGGAGCAGGAGGCGGAACGCGAGGCGATCAAGATCGTCACCATGGCCGAGGCCGAGAAAAAGGCCGCCGTGGAGCGCGCCTCGGCCGACAATGCCTCTGCCGATGCCGCCAAGTACCGCTATGAGGTCGATGCCGAGGGCCAGCGCGCGCTCAACGAGGCTGAAAACCTGCGCTCCGACGCCAGCCGGCGCAGCGCGCTGCATCGCCGCCTGGTCGAGAATCTGCCGGAGATCATCCGCGAGAGCGTCAAGCCGATCGAGCGGATCGAATCGATTCGCATCCTGCAGGTCGATGGCCTGCCGGGCCTCAGCAGCACCGGCGCGCTCGACGGTGCCGGCGGCGGTGGCGGGGATCAGGGCTCGGGCGGCGGCGATGGCGGCGGGCCCAAGGGCCGCAGCCTCGCCGACAGCGCGGTCAATGCCGCACTGCGCTACCGGGCCCAGGCGCCCTTCGTCGACGACCTGCTGCAGCAGATCGGGATCTCGGCCGGGTCGGTCGGCAATCTCGGCAATCTGCTGAAGGCGCCGGCGCCGAAGGATCCGAAGCCGAGTGACAAGGGCTGA
- a CDS encoding sodium:solute symporter family protein: MSEGVVWLLAFVGAYWAYCVYWGAASARLIGTTANDYFLADRGISPWIFVLAATATSFSGWVFLGHPSFILQDGFQFAQLSLCAITIPLTGVMFLKRQWLLGKRFGYVTPGDMFADYFGSEGMRRLVVLIALVFSIPFLAMQLTASGYLLQILSDGEVDRHVAMWVLTAVLFLYVCVGGLRAVAYVGTLQGLLMVAGLAAIGLVAYGRLGGFATFNDALAKLGAGAIAPFGSTAAGYNSYFEIPGVIQFTRGLGIEAPVGGTWTASMILSYSFALMGIQAAPAFTLWAFASRSAKGFAAQQVWASAAVIGLILVFFSVLIGMGALFLGASPAVTAAGLAVADWLPPIASQDPGNLVAFFIRAIGKSDPWFTGLLAVCALAAIQAMIAFYASTAGTILARDVYKRYLNPEAGDRELKLYGRISIGLVLLAALLTASYLPATESELGALALSFGFQLWPALAAVCWFPWLTRQGVVLGLALGLVAVVFTEPFGQSLSAFVGLHLPWGRWPWTIHSAGWGMFFNLLACLIVSAMTQGGAERAHRGKYHDYLAEKAGLSPERRLLRPAAWAIALAWIFFAVGPGAVWGNDFFGAPNGGVAAWVLGLPSIWAWQILWWALGVLVIWFLAYKMGMSTAPLGSVDTHINYNPPALSRQALASDWRNWFWGLVIGLAVLTLAHWIFGRA, from the coding sequence TTGTCTGAAGGAGTCGTGTGGCTGCTCGCCTTCGTCGGGGCCTATTGGGCCTATTGCGTCTATTGGGGTGCGGCCAGCGCGCGCCTGATCGGCACGACCGCCAACGACTATTTCCTGGCCGACCGCGGCATCTCGCCCTGGATCTTCGTGCTGGCGGCGACCGCGACCTCCTTTTCGGGGTGGGTCTTCCTCGGCCATCCGAGCTTCATCCTCCAGGACGGATTCCAGTTCGCGCAGCTCTCGCTCTGCGCCATCACCATCCCGCTGACCGGCGTCATGTTCCTCAAGCGCCAATGGCTCCTGGGCAAGCGCTTCGGCTATGTCACGCCGGGCGACATGTTCGCCGACTATTTCGGCAGCGAGGGCATGCGCCGGCTGGTCGTGCTGATCGCGCTGGTGTTCTCAATCCCGTTCCTCGCCATGCAACTGACCGCCTCGGGTTATCTGCTCCAGATCCTCTCCGACGGCGAGGTCGATCGCCATGTGGCGATGTGGGTCCTGACCGCGGTGCTGTTCCTCTATGTCTGCGTCGGGGGCTTACGCGCGGTCGCCTATGTCGGGACCTTGCAGGGGCTGCTGATGGTGGCCGGTCTCGCCGCGATCGGTCTGGTCGCCTATGGCAGGCTCGGCGGCTTCGCGACCTTCAACGACGCGCTCGCCAAGCTGGGCGCCGGCGCGATCGCGCCCTTCGGCAGCACGGCCGCCGGCTACAACAGCTATTTCGAGATCCCGGGCGTGATCCAGTTCACCCGCGGGCTCGGTATCGAGGCGCCGGTCGGCGGCACCTGGACCGCCTCCATGATCCTCAGCTACAGCTTCGCGCTGATGGGGATCCAGGCGGCGCCGGCCTTCACCCTCTGGGCCTTCGCCAGCCGCAGCGCCAAGGGCTTCGCCGCGCAGCAGGTCTGGGCCTCGGCCGCGGTGATCGGGCTGATCCTCGTCTTCTTCTCGGTCCTGATCGGCATGGGTGCGCTCTTCCTCGGCGCCTCGCCGGCGGTGACGGCAGCCGGTCTCGCCGTCGCCGATTGGTTGCCGCCGATCGCGAGCCAGGACCCGGGCAATCTGGTCGCCTTCTTCATCCGCGCGATCGGCAAGAGCGATCCCTGGTTCACCGGCCTGCTCGCAGTCTGCGCGCTCGCCGCGATCCAGGCGATGATCGCCTTCTATGCCTCGACCGCCGGCACGATCCTCGCGCGCGATGTCTATAAGCGTTATCTCAATCCGGAGGCCGGCGATCGCGAGCTCAAGCTCTATGGCCGGATCAGCATCGGGCTGGTGCTGCTGGCAGCCCTCCTCACCGCCTCCTACCTGCCGGCGACCGAAAGCGAACTCGGCGCGCTGGCGCTTTCCTTCGGCTTCCAGCTCTGGCCGGCGCTGGCCGCCGTCTGCTGGTTCCCCTGGCTGACGCGCCAGGGCGTGGTGCTGGGGCTGGCGTTGGGGCTGGTGGCCGTGGTCTTCACCGAGCCCTTCGGCCAGTCGCTCAGCGCCTTCGTCGGGCTCCATCTGCCCTGGGGCCGCTGGCCCTGGACCATCCATTCGGCCGGCTGGGGCATGTTCTTCAATCTGCTGGCCTGCCTCATCGTCTCGGCCATGACGCAAGGCGGCGCCGAGCGGGCGCATCGCGGCAAGTATCATGACTATCTCGCCGAGAAGGCGGGGCTCTCGCCCGAGCGGCGCCTGCTGCGGCCCGCGGCCTGGGCGATCGCGCTCGCCTGGATCTTCTTCGCGGTCGGTCCGGGCGCCGTCTGGGGCAATGATTTCTTCGGCGCGCCGAATGGCGGGGTCGCCGCCTGGGTGCTGGGCCTGCCCTCGATCTGGGCCTGGCAGATTCTGTGGTGGGCGCTGGGCGTGCTGGTGATCTGGTTCCTGGCCTACAAAATGGGCATGTCCACGGCACCGCTCGGCAGCGTCGATACCCATATCAATTACAATCCGCCGGCCTTGTCGCGACAGGCGCTGGCGTCGGATTGGCGCAACTGGTTCTGGGGGCTCGTGATCGGCTTGGCGGTGCTCACCCTCGCGCATTGGATCTTCGGACGGGCGTGA